The DNA sequence CAGAACACAAGACCATATACAGATAACAACAATAAAATGCATACATCACTACCATATGCATTAAATTACATCCAAATTTACATCcaaatttcattaaaaatacatagtgtaaaataataatattattattagtataaTAATATAGTAGCCTATATACTGTACTACATGTGAATTCTACTTTAGTGTAGTATAATTACTATATACTGAAGACAGTTTTTAGgcattttactacagtttactatagtaaagtaATATAGTAGGCTATTTTAAACCAAATGGGCTTGAAAGCAAGCatcccagcaaacacagaacgttcccataacgttaggttttttttttttctgggaatgttatttttaggttttatttttgcaGCCATAAaaaacgttcccataacgttgcagggtggttattttaaaagaacctaaaaataacttatacagaacgttctcTAATGGATATTTTTCGTTATTTTtgtaaccataaaataacgttcccataacgttgcagggtggctAGTTTTAAATaatctaaaaataacttatagatgggttgcacggcgacgtcattaactggttgcgcgcgcaagCGAGAGGCAAAAAAGAAGagacgtgcattgtgttgtaggCTAATAacggtgtctgtaagtcaaaatgccaaagAGTTcttgcgtggaaaatagtaccaacagagtcagtgctgggtgcctgatgttaacataccagtagatgcgactattacgttatgagcctaacattataattcatacatgtatcacagtaacactgcaaaaataaagacagaaaaacagatccaactaaaatcaagttttatttatatacaaacaataaagaacgcttcaataattaaggttgttgcagtagcggatcagctcaccaaGTGGGCTTTCTGCCTTCTGGATGAGCGCAtaccctgtaatgtttgtaaaccggCAACCCTATACAGAACGttctctaatggttattttttggtttttTTGTAACCATTAAAAAACGTTCCCATAACATTGCAGGATCATGGTTAtatttaaataacctaaaaataacttatacagaacattctctaatggttattttttggttatgttTTGTAACCATGAAATAACGTTCGCATAACATTATTCTAACGTAACCATAACGTTATTCAAACATTAAACTAGCCTAAAACTAACGTTATTATAACGTTAGGGGAAGGTTaaactaacctaaaaataacattttatttccgtaaagaaaactttcctgacTAACGAAAAACAAACCTTAAAATAAAACcttatgggaaccaaaaactaacgtatGGGGAACGTTTTTAGAACCAAAAACTAATGTTAGGAaaacgttttgggaaccaaaaattgttagctgggattGTATTGTATCAGATCTTCTGAATAGACTAAATATTATTTCAGCTTACCTGGATTAATTTCATAGCAACTAACTTGAATCCTTTCTGTTCAAATCGTTTGATGATTTCTCCTACCAGACCCCTCTGCACGCCATCCGGCTTGATAGCAATGAATGTGCGCTCCTCGTTTGCAGACATAAGGCTGAAAACATGCAGACAGGTGAAACGTACAGTTTGTGACTTGAGAAAATGCAGCGACATACATGCATTGAAACTCACACCATTTGGCACTATGGGACTGAGGTTCAGCAGGGGGTGCGGAAACCCCTGATCCCATCATCTACATGTTCACCTGTGTGCTTAACCTTCCTTATCTGAGGCTTAAAAGTAGACGGTCTAAACCGTGACTAATGATCATTGTCCTCAGAGCATCCCGTGTATTTAAATCACGTTATCTTTACAGTAACGCACTTTATTTAGCTGATTGCATTTAGCGCATAAAAGGACTCACTAGCCAGTTTGAGTATTCATCCCAATAATTTACCTTTACGTGGAAGCATTTGACAGACGATCTATTTCAAAACCACCTATAGAGTGCACTACAAAATATACTTTTTCATTAGTAGCCTACTGTGATCGAACCCCACGACCATTGCGCTGGTGACgcgatgctctaccgactgctGCATGGACGCATTATATTACAAAGTTACACAATTTTTAAATCTCAACAATTTAAATGCGTAGTACAAATCCTAGTGCATACTTAAACGAATTTATAACTAAATTGTTGTTTCGTCTATGGTTTAATAAACAAGGGTACGCGCAAAATAAGCCTCTAACAGCGCGTCTCTATACATCAACTGAATTGAAACAACAAAGCATATTTCATTTGTaagatgaaaaaaatgaaaatgacatgAATGTATATATTCTTACATTATTTGACGACTGTCTGCCAGTCTGAAGTTTATTCCTCACACTGGTTGCAACTTGCAATGATGATCAACTACAAGTTGAATGGTGATGGGAGGGGCTTCCCTCCAGTGTTTTGCGCACACACAGTAATGAATACCATCATTTGCCATTGAATATAAAGCAATGATACACGAAATTAACTGTTCCCTATTAAGTTACATAACAGGTTAGTTTTAACATATAACTGCATATGCAAATATGCCATAATAATGTAACATTATTATACACATTTGAACATATAAGCAACTTATCCAAAACACATGAATTAAGCACAAGATGAGAGGACTGATCATActgtatgtgaccctgcctgtaatTTCAATCTGTGACATGACCTTAatagtcagtattaaagatattaatgttatattttcacagaaggttatttacattatgtaggatgatttgttttattatacTTGTTGATATGGtgtatcattgtttaaaatgttaacattcataAAATAAgctaagctaatataaaaatatttaataaataaatattaaaattgagactattaatagaatgtgctgtggtgggcaactcacagacttcGTGCAGGCAACCTGTTGACTGTCgtcaccatgttggagaccactgctaTACAGTATAGAAAAGTATTTTTGAATCAActaggatttacaagtcatgacaagtgatgagttgctgttatgtcaactttattttaataaattacagcAACTCAGTACTTGTAAATcctattcaacttaaaaagttgattgcaaaaatatttgtattatctCCATTTCAAATTATATGTTTGCGGACTTCATGTACTTTAAAAGATACATGCAATACCTGGCAAATAAATGTTACTGTAGGTGTGTTGCAAGCCCTCTTACAGTACATAAGTCAAAAAGAAATGCAAGCAGTGAATAAGTGTGATTCCTCCAAAACAATAAAGTGTGTTGTGCATGCACACTGTTTTATGCACAGTTGAACACaatgaaaaacacaaatgcCTGTGTGTTGTGCTGCCTAATAATCCATTACTGTGCAGACTTGCTGTGATAAACCAAACATGTGCAGCTTTTACATACCAGTTGTGTCCAACACCAGGTAGTATAATGCAAGCTTCAGTCTTCATCCTGTTATACATTCAGATATGACCCTGATATGATAATAAGCGCTGTCAAAAAGCTCTGTAAAGTTTTAGCAATAAATTATGTGTGCATTCCCAATCTGTCATTCCTAGAAGAGGTCGGAGGGTTGGTGTTGACCTGTAAAAagcaaagaaacaaacaaatcaaaaaCCCCAAatgcatacacagacatactGTGCAATATGGCTAGCGTGGTCATTGCATTGACCATAAATGTATTACCCAAGGAGGTAGCTGGTAACTTTGGGCCCTTTACATCAATACCAAATATTGTTGTGGACCTCCCTGCACATTTGGGTCCCTCGAATACTTTCCACATTTCATGAGTTAGTAGCACACTCAAAAAATGCAGAGCCTGTATAGTTTGAGGGTCATTCGTCGATTTAATGGGAAAACAGATTTGTATTCTGTTATACTGATCACCAGCGTACCACTTACATGGTTTCCATAGCTTTATACCTTGTGGCTACACTTAAATGAAACATCGGTGTCTTGGTAGTTTGTGTGGGAAATCCCATTAAGGCTCTGGAGACTTTATGTTGCTCCCAGGACCTGACAGGAGCAATTGTAAGTACTCTAACCTGGATTTGAACCCACGGTTATCTGGTTTATGTGCATCCTCTGAAACCGTGCTGTATGATTGCAAGGATATTTTCAGAAAggttattttcaaaataataaaatttcaACAGTTTGTAGCATTCAAATCCTAGATTATAAtgagattttgtgacttttaatcattgtaatctgTTCATCACGTGGATCATATGAGCATATGTGGCAAAAATAGATAAGGTTTGTATATCTTTATGTAATCTTATCCAACAACTAAAGGGCTGTAATATGCAGGGCACATCCTTTCAACATCCTTCCTTCTAACAGAATACGCACTTATCAGACTAAATGGGTAAATAATCCTCTAATCTCCCTAGCAGTACTCTAGATGTTTGCTATTGCATGCTCTATTTTTATCAGGGCTTAAGGACTGAAAGAGCGAGCTGCCAAGTGATAGTGTAACTTCTGCTTTATTTCAAGAGTCTGTTTTTTAGTGACTCTTGAAATCTTTCTTCTTCAAAAGAAGTTCATCCCATTTTTGCCTGCATCTGTTTAATACTCTAGTTTCTCTGAACAGATGTTCAATATATTTCCTAACCCTGGTATATTGGTTTGTAGTTTTGCAAACAGCTGATTAATGTTTGGGCACAGCCACCAGTTTAATCATGTGGCAGTGGATGTGTCAATCTGTGTTAAGGCATTATGCAATGCCTACTGAGGCCAAAGAGCTCTGGGGAGAAACTGCAGGAAATATATCATTAAGTAAAAGGCCTACTGTAAAATTACACTGTTattctctctctatctattCAATTTACTTATAATCACATTTGTACATTTGGCGGCTTTATTCAGGTCACCTCCTGTACATGCTCTAATTTTCTGCATCATTTATTTGTGCGAGAATCAGTAATAATGGGGTATTCTTAGCATTTCATTTCCTTACAGAGACGTTATTAAATGATTATAGTACTCAGATAAGGTCTGTTCCAAAGTTTCAAGACAAACCAGAAAGTATATTTAACTCTAAAACTTATGCACCGGGTTCACTCATACTTTCtgataataaagaaaaaaagagaacaTTTATTATCCGTTACAGTATGAATTAATGTTTCCATGATTTTCCTGTATGGTCAACTGAGGGCAGTGTATATGCAGAACAGATTGTTTCTTTGCCTCATCTTTAGGCATGTTTACATCTTTCAACTAAAAGAGCAATCCGACTGATGATGGATCCTCATTCCCATGGCCTCCTAGTTGGATGATTATAGTAGTACTGTAAATGAGGAGCAGCATATGGTTGGTAATTTAGCGTGCTTTACATATAAATTGAGGTAGAAGGAGATCTTGCACCCATTCCCTCTTTATTTAAACCTACTAGTAGtgctggggcctcatttatgaagcgtgcgtacgcacagatttgatcgtaaaatGTGGGtaggcaaaaatccacggcaaagtccatatttataaaaactgtctttgacgtggaaaagtgcttagcgccacgtcagggtctgagcagacgtacgcacttttgcttgtctgattgctgaaggtttttggaaatataagccattcttgctgtttgaaattgggtttaaatattGACAAGCGATCTTATGTCTGACATTAATTACGtatcgtttaaaggcggagatctgaaacagctcggctgcgcgcacaagttcaagttcatttgcgatttatagatttgaaaggggtacTCGTTTTCTGCGCATACGTTCGGTTTAtaaatcacacgtacgcatttttgttaaatgatcgtaagatcaaatgtaggatggtttttacgcagcattttataaatgagtaTTGACTCACTTGTGTATTTGGGTCCAAGTTCAAAGTTATCCTCTCAAAAACCTTAATGCTTTAAATTAAGTCAGTAAATCAGTTGTTCTAAACCCTTTTTACAATTtacacattttcaataaaatattttacagcgtgaCATAactaaaaacatatttgttatACAAATAACCAAACGCTAAGTAATAATCGGTCTCAAAGGCATAATAGATGTTTAAAGGGGCCCTGAATTTAtcagttttattgttttatactgttgtctgaggtttatgatgttcgcgtggttgtaacatttaaaaacatcaaaagccataagtaataggctattttgtaacatgaattaatggctctctggagaaaaggttcgtttgaaggggtgGGCCAcattgaagacctggacgtaaacacccactgctatgattggacagcttcattccccgtcgtTACATGTgggaaaatgttttaaaaacattaatgtgtaaaaatagcagccgaacacgtatatgtttgagccacaaaagattctgggttctaaagatgatacacataaataacaatacgtatagtaaagtagaaacaaaactttaaacgcgacatgaataaattaccgtatacaacacggtaagcgcgcatcagaatctaaaccgcGGCTGATAAgtccttatcactaactttgtatatttctattgtgcttgtgaggttgctacATACATgtaacgttacataccacagttatatgataaaaaagcttCGTTGAGTGTTCAGacgcaacttgcctaaaatACCGTATtcaacacagtaagcgggcatcagaatctaaattgcggctggtaagtccttccttatcactaactttgtatatttctatcgtTATATTACAGTTGTATTGTtaagttttgtacctttattaatttttttatgtttttagtaaattaaaacagtcaaacacgTGTTTAGACATGGATGTTCCAGCAGGACATCTCTTTCAAaccaatagtgaaacgcagaaacttaaataaagtaaaatgttttacttactgtgtatactgctctgtcattttttgtcagatcccatattagtggtgcttttaatcacagtctctttgcaaatccagcatcgacttgtGGCTTTTTTGAATTAATCTGCTGTACACAAAGTACACAAACACTCCTCACGTGAGCAGTACTCACCGAGTTAAGTTATACAGCCTCTGTGTTGTTCCCAGatggttcttccacaaccgaacACTCCGTTTCCATGGTTACTCATAACAGATCACTGAGCCAAaatcattttggttacatttggcaatctttaaagatatgtttactgattgttgagatACTGCATGGTTTGCTTTGCCCCTGGCCcacacgtgtgtcacgcgaagctgtggtcAGGGGTACAAAAGTGGTCGTTGTATGTGGgtttggggaggtgtttcaattcttcTCTCTGACATCATATTTCGCCACATTCCTAAACCAACTGTTTTTTTtacttggtgccaaaaactgttatatttcagtaaagAGGACGTTTTCCGttttgaaacttgcaggatgttcattttagtatgatgacctcttatataacaaattatcaagttaaaattgattgtttgattcaccgctcctttaactTAGGGTGAAAAGCGCAGTCACAGTAGAAGAAGGGCGGGACAAATACTTTACCGACCAATCGTCGCAATCTACAAATAGTACAACGACTGATAAGCAGAAGTTgaacggcagtcaaacccgtgacttcccaCCCGTGCACTCGTACTAGATTGATGTACTCCCAGTTCCGAGTAGTGGTTTGGAAGTTGTGATTTACAGGCTCAAAAAACCTGCCTGGAATGCAGAATTATTAACATGGTATTCTTCTGGTGTTTTATGGCGATTTGGCAAATTGGCAACATAGAAATCCTGCTCTCATCTgccattttttaaagtttgaggcCCGCTCATCTCAGGGTATCAATTAGTTCCTATCTTCCCAGAAGTACACATGACATCGCACCTCTGAGCAAGTGGATTGGTGCTGAAGTAGTAAGTTTTATGAATGACAATACTTtaaacgtttattttatgtccCCAGCACTATTTTATAAGTACTATTTTAACCAGTAATATTGTATGGTAAGTTATTCTACCATGTTTTGACAGTTTTGCTATATTAACTTCACAATGTTTCTACAGTTCATCAGTGACACGTCTATCTGTATTTGCCGGTGTATTCACGATGCTCGGAGTTGGATGAGATGGGGTTGAGCGGCCGTGTCAACAGTTTAATTTCTATCACAGCAGCCTACTTTACGCCTAGTCTGAGGTGAGGAAACAAGATTATACTTTTGAGTAACACAGCATGAGAGGCGGGTGACTGATGCGACACTGTCAAAAACCTTGCAACACAGCAACTGCAGTTATATTTTCATCACTTTGTGACTCACTTGATGCCAGTTGAATGTCATCAATGAAGCTTAATGGCCTGCGCTCTTCATCACACCTGGTTAGATTGGATAGTGCGCGCGTGATGGAGTGCGAGAGCAAATTTAGGATTGAAATAAACTTTTATGTTCATATTCATTTTGCTTCACTATTTTGGTGGTCCCCTTGGCCTTCAGACAGTCTGTTATGTCTGTTATTATCTCAAACTTTTAGATATTCTTGTATTTATCTTTTTAAGCTTTTAGTTTGGCAGTTTGTCTCTGAACATTGTAAATGAAGAGCTCAGcagctaaacgccacctccgtcaaaaatgagataataatATTTATCAAATTGATCAAACATATCATACctttatcaaatacttttgcttcaaatccgcttaatcccgttctcaggccattcagaaattcCAGTTTGTTGTCAGAAACCACAACGATTTTTTGACAAAGACCTCTAAGTGAACAGAAGAAGAATTGGATAAACTACGGTCTTTTACACAGTTAAAGGAGGTTTACCAAATATATTTGGATATTGACCAAATTTTTTCAACCATTTACACATGGGCATCAGAATCATTGTAAGTGGGTGGGacaagatatatatatataggctcATTTCTGCCTTTATTGGATAGATAGTAATTAAGGAGATGTCAGGAAAGCATAGGGTaaagagaggggtatgggactGGCAAAGGACCTcaagccgggattcgaactgcGAAGTGCATCTGCATCGTGTCGGAGCACCGTCCTCTACACCATTGGCTCCGACGTGACAAGACcttttaaaggtggggtgcatgatctctgaaagccaatgttgacatttgaaatcacctaaacaaacaagcctctaccccaatagagggtgtgcacgtgacgtcacctttggcaaaagtgactgcggttacgcccactcaGTGGCAAAAAGTCTGAGCGACAGCATTAGCATAGCAAAGTAGTTGTGTGATCGACTGTGCTAACAGATTCAACAGAAATTTGGAGCTGTCTTTATCCAGACTGCAAAAACActcaaaggagaagtaaatcagTAGCAGTAGCCATATGTCAGGTATGTAAAATTTGGGGATAAAAAAATCCTCTAAAAAACACC is a window from the Misgurnus anguillicaudatus chromosome 4, ASM2758022v2, whole genome shotgun sequence genome containing:
- the nme2a gene encoding NME/NM23 nucleoside diphosphate kinase 2a isoform X2, yielding MSANEERTFIAIKPDGVQRGLVGEIIKRFEQKGFKLVAMKLIQASEELLTQHYIDLKDRPFFPGLVSYMSSGPVVAMEHHTWQ